One uncultured Carboxylicivirga sp. genomic window, GACTTTTAACCATTGCTTTGCCTTATCATTTTACCCATGTTAATGAGTTGGACGATGTAAGGCTTGCCAACCTGAAAGAACAACCTTTTGCAAAGGTCAGCTCTTGGGATGCTTTAAAGCCTCCGGCAGCGTATAACCGAACCTTTGACGGTATAGTTACAAATCCTCCTTTCGGTTCACTTTCTCAACCAGAACTTTTCGGGAAATTTAAAATCAAGCGATTGGAACATGCAATGGCATTAAACGCTTTGCGTTGCATGAAAGATGACGGTAAGGCAGCTATTATCATTGGCGGTCATACTACTTGGGACGAACATGGTCGTGTAACCGCAGGAACGAACCGTATTTTCCTGAATTACCTCTACCACTTTTACAACGTAGAAGATATTATCCCCATTAATGGCAAAAAGCTTTACTCCAGACAAGGAACATCAATCAATACAAGGTTAATTTTGATTGATGGAGCAAAGGCAGTTCCCGATGGAGCAGCTCCGCTTAAAAATAAATTGCACAGCACCGTTGTCAATACCCATGAACAACTTTGGGACAGGGTTGGTTTAGGCAACAACACAAGTCCAAAACCACAAACCAAAGATGTGAAAATCATTAAGCTTCGTGCGAAAGCCATCCTGATAAAGCAAAAACAGCTTTCATTATCACTTGGTAATCTCCCAACGGCAAACCGACCATTACGCATTTTGGTAGCTTGTGAAGAAAGCCAAACCGTAACAATGGCACTCCGCAGTCGGGGGCATGAAGCTTATAGCTGTGACATTCTTCCGACCACAGGAAAGCATCCTGAATGGCACATACAAGACGATGTATTGAATCAATTGGATAAGGGTTGGGATATGATGATTGCTTTTCCTCCATGCACCTACCTGACTGTTTCAGGCAATGCGTGGATGCACGACCCCCAGCGACAAAAAGAACGCAAGAAAGCATTGGCTTTTATCCGAAAATTGATGAAAGCTCCGATTGATAAAATTGCCATTGAAAACCCCATTGGTGTTATCAGTACCGCAATACGCCAGCCTGACCAAATCATTCAGCCCTACTACTTTGGCGACAATGCGAAGAAATCAACTTGTTTGTGGCTAAAGAACTTACCGCTTTTAGAACCAACCGATATGCTTGATGAAGACCAATTGGAATACAAGCATTGGTACGACAAAAAGAAAAAACGTTGGAGAAGGCAACCGCTTTGGTACTATCAGGCAAGGGATTTAAGCGATGAAGAAAGACGTAGGGTTCGCAGTAAGACCTTTCAGGGGATTGCCGATGCAATGGCTGACCAATGGACGGTAGAACAGCAAGTAAATAACAGAAAAACTGCCTAACCATGAAGATACTGAACTTATATAGTGGCTTGGGCGGAAATCGCAAATTGTGGAAAGGCGTTAGTGTTACTGCTGTTGAGAATAACAAGCAGATAGCAGCCGTTTACAAAAAGCATTTTCCTAATGATAAGATTGTGATTGGTGATGCACATGATTACCTGGTCCGCAATTTTCGTGACTATGATTTTATTTGGAGCAGTCCACCGTGTCAGAGCCACAGCAAAATGATGAGAGCCACACGGCACACCATCAACAAATATCCTGACTTAAAACTCTATGAAGAAATCCTTTTACTCAAATACTTCTTCAAGGGCAATTGGGTAGTTGAAAATGTTGCTCCCTACTACGAACCTCTTATAGAACCGACCGCCAAAATCGGAAGACATCTGTTTTGGAGCAATTACCATATCGAGGCAATTGACATTCCGGGGATGAATGGCATTTTTTCTGCCACTACGCAGGAACTCAAAAAGCAATTAGGCTTCAATTATAAGGGCAATATCTACTACAAAGGTAATCACGATGCAGGGCAAGTGCTTCGCAATTGTGTACACCCGAAGCTTGGGCTGCATGTACTCAATCAGGTTAGTAAAGGCAAAGCAAAAAGGAAAGCTTTCATTCAGCAACATCAAATAAAGGCAAAGGCAATCGAATTAAAACAGAAGCAGTATGAAACAGGAAATAACATTTACTAAGAACAGCATTACCATAAAGTTCGGTAGCGTTCCAACAAAACATATATCGGCAAGGCTTATTGAATTGGGTTTTAAAACCACCAATAATAAAAGCTTTGTCCGCACCAAAAAGCTGGCTCAGAACGAGCATGAGTATTTACAAGGAATGTTCGGTCATAAAGGGCTGGGCATGGCTTATATCCCGACAGCCGAAAAAGGTTTTATCCTGGATACAACAGTTCCCGATTCAATGGGTCACGAAATGCACATCGCTATCCGAAAAGTAAAGAAAAGTATCGGGATGCCTTTGTTTGACTATGTTGCCGAGAAACTCGATTACAACAATGACGAGCTTGTTAAGTCGCTTTCATGCGAACAGATTGATGCCGTTTCATTAGCCATTTACAATATCGAGAAACGTGGCCAGGGAATCATTGTTGGCGACCAAACAGGAATCGGTAAAGGTAGAACCGCAGCAGCTTTAATCCGCTACGGTGTTAAAAGTGGTCTGCAACCTGTGTTTTTATCAGAAAAGCCCAACCTGTTTACTGACCTTTATCGTGATTTATCTGACATTGGAAGTTCTGCCCTGGTTCCGTTTATCGTGAACACCAAAGAGAATAAAACCAATGTGAAGGACAAAAGTGGTGAAGTTGTTTATACAGCTCCCGAAAAGCCCACACAAGAAAGGATTATTAAGGGTAAGCAAGTACCCAACAATTACAATTTTGTTTGTGCCACTTATTCGCAGTTCAACCAACCCAAAAAGCCAGCAAAGCAAGAGTTTTTAAGTGCTGCAAGTAGTGGTAATATCATCATAATGGACGAAGCTCACAATGCTTCGGGAAGCTCCAATACAGGTGAGTTCATGCAAGATGTATTAAGGCAAACCAAAGGCGTTTGTTTCCTTTCAGCCACCTTCGCAAAGCGACCTGATAACATGCCGATTTACGCTCAAAAAACCTCAATGAGCGATGCCAATATGAGCAAAGAGGATTTGGTAGAAGCCATCACTAAAGGCGGTGTAGCATTGCAAGAAGTATTGGCTGCACAGTTGGTTTCCGAGGGGCAAATGATTAGACGTGAACGCTCCTTTGAAGGTGTGGAAGTTAACTACATTGAGCTAAAAGAAAAAGCCCAACAGCAAGCAGAAACTGCCGATAAGGTTACTTCCATAATCCGGGATATAATCGGGTTTCAGGAGAAGTACATCAATAAACAGGTTGATGAGCTTGATAAGATTGCAGCAGCCGAAAGTAAGGAGGTTGAAACTCGCAAGGGAACTGAGAAAGCCGGGGTTGATAATATTCCATATTTCTCAAAGGTTTTCAATGTCATTAACCAATTGCTTTTTAGCTTGAATGCTTCCGATGTTGCCGAACATGCCATCAAGAGACTGAAAGAAGGTAAGAAACCAATTATTGCCTTTGCTTCAACGATGGGAAGCTTTTTAGAGGGAATGGCAAAACCCGATGATGTGATTAACGGTGATTTTTCTACCGTTCTGGAAAAGGGATTGGATTCTGTTCTACGCTACACCGAAAAGGATATTGATGGTGAATCACAGGGCAAGCAGTTCAATATTGCCGATTTATCAGAAGATGCTCAATTGGCTTACCATGATATTATCAGGCGAATAGAACAAGCTTCAACAGGTATCACTATCAGTCCGCTTGATTTGATAATTCAAAAAATTAAAGAAGCCGGGTATTCAGTTGGTGAAGTTACAGGGCGAAAGCTTTGTGTACAGTACAATTCCACCAAAGCAAAGAATACAACCGCACTCGTGATGAGCCGAAAAAAGGAAAACACAGCAGACTTATTCCGTCAATTCAACGACAATGAAATTGACTGTTTGTTGATTAATCAAAGTGGTTCAACAGGAGCTTCGGCACATGCCATTGTCACCGATAAGGTGCCAGCAGAAAAAGTGAAGCAGCGTGTGATGGTGATACTCCAACCTGAACTGAACATCAACACCGAAATTCAGAAACGTGGACGTATCAACCGCACAGGGCAGATAATGAAACCGATTTACGATTACATTATCTCATCCATCCCTGCACAAAAGCGGTTTATGATGATGCTCAAAAAGAAGCTGAAATCATTGGATGCCAATACTACCTCTAACCAAAAGAGCAGTAAATCACAATTAGAATCGGATGACTTTCTAAATAAGTACGGTGACAAAGTGGTTCGCCAATACATGTTGGAGAATGAAGAGCTAAACAAAGCCCTGGATAATCCACTAAAATTTGAAGGAAAAGACAGCGATGAGACACCATCCGAAGGTGATGCTTCAAAAGTAACAGGACGTGTGGCTGTTTTATCGGTAAAGGAACAAGAGAAGTTTTACCAAGAGGTTATTGAGCGATACAACGACTATGTGGAATACCTCAAGCAAGCCGATGAATACGACCTTGAGGTAGAAGTCCTGAACTTAAAAGCGGAATCACTTGAAAAGCGTGTTGTGATTGCCGGAAAAGGTGGGCGTTCGGTATTTGGTAACGATACCTATTTGGAAAAATGCGAATGCAACGTACTCAAAAAGCCATACGGCAAACCAGAACTTGAAAAGCTGATTCAAAAACAACTTGAAGGAAAACACCCCGACAGCATTTCTGAAGAAATAGTTTCGGCACACGAAAAGTTCGTAGATGACAAGCTAAATGACGATTTAAAAGCGTTGGAAGAAAAGTACAAAGAGCTTATAAATGGTCTTACAGAAGAAAAAGGCTATCAGAAAATTCCTGTGTTTGACAAAGCAGCACAAAGGGATTACATCGCTGAACGTACCGAAGAAATTCAGGAAGGAAAACAAGCCGAGATTACCAAAACTAAAACACAAAGCGAGAACCGTAAACGCTATCTGAACAACTTTTTTAAATTCTTTAAAGTCGGTCATGGTTATTTCTATCCGGCAGTCAGTTTTGAAACCGATAGCAGTTCCAATTCATACGGTGTATTTCTTGGCTTTGATATTAACCCCAAACGCAAGAACCCTTATGCTCCGTCATCGGTAAAGCTTCGTTTTGCTATTTCGGACAGTCGTAAATACATCGTTCTCCCTGCATCGGGCGATACCGCCAAAGAAATTGAGCGTGTAATGAGCCGTAGTATGCAGCTCACAACAGGGCAAAAAGAAAGCTTGATTGAGCGTTGGGATGAAGCCATTAAAGACTTTACAGCAGACAGACAAATCCGCTACATCGTTACAGGAAATATACTTCAAGGTTCTGCCGATTTTCCCGGTAAGTTGGTAAGCTTTACTACCCAAGGCAGAGGTATTCAGAAAGGTATATTAATGAGTGAGGCATGGTCGCCTGACAATAACGATAATAAAGCAGACAACTATGTTGTAGCTCCAATAGCCAAACTGCAAAAGCACATAATGAGCCTTCGTAATGGGGCTACCATTGCCACCGAAAACAGGATTACAATAGCCAGGCATTATGATGGCACGTTTAAGGTCATCATGCCAAAAACTAAAACCCATATTCCTATTTACACTGACAAGGAAGTGGTGAAGCTCCTGGTTAATAATCGGGATGGTTTTGAAATGGTATCGGGCAATATGAGAGCTTCTGTGGAAGAAAGCAAAATGCCCAAACTTCTTAATCTGCTTGGTGAACGGTTCAGCCTTTCTGTTAAAATCCCACGCCATTATTACGATGAGTTTTTGGATAAGGGAACGAAACGCAACAACTCTACTGATAGCCTTACCAATGAAGCAATGCAGATGTTTGAGCAAGACAAAAAGGAATTTCCTAAACGACTGGCCAAACAAAAGCAATCCGCTCCAAAAGGCAAGAAAATAAGCATTGACAAGGGTAAGCAATTGAAACTTGTAAAACTTCGTGCCAAGGCAATCCTGATTAAGCAAAAACAGCTTCGGGCAGTTGCCGGGCTTGGCACTCACCCTAAAATCAAGACCATACTATGACAGAGAAAGAGTTTTATAAAAAGTACAAAGCCATTCACAAGGATATTCGAACCAAAGGAAAATCAAAGGCTTCCATTATAGCCAATGGTTTTAAAGAGGGCGTTAATGTCAATGCTTTGCCCATCTATAAAGGTTTTGAAAAAGCAACCGATATTATTGCCACTCGCTACAAACCTAGAAAGGGTGACTTCGTTTGGATATTGCCCAAACAAGGCTTTATCGAAGGTCGCAATGGCTACAAAACAAAGCAAGGTTACAAGCCAAATTCTAATGATGGTTTCTTTATTATCAGCGATGATTGGTCGTTGTATGAAAACTACTGTGCCAACTTAGTTACACCCAATGATGACCTTGGGGATATTGATACAGAGGTTGAAAAGGCTTTACAGGAAAAGCAAAAGAACCGGGAGTTTAAAGATGCCGGAAAGCGTGTTCATGGTTCCAGGAAAGAACAAGCCATGTACAACAAGCTTATTAGCAGTAGCGATTTAAACAGCATCGAACAGGACGAAGCTACCGCTATTGAGCTAATTAAAAAGGATAAGGTATTTCCAAAGGTTGACCCACAGGCAGAAAAAGAAAATGGTACGGATTCAGGTTGTGCATTTCTGAAAGTAAAGGTTCGTCAGGCATTCCCGGCAAAACCACATGCCAATACCAAAGAAGCCAGGGAGCAATATGTGAAAATGGCAGAGGCTTTTACAAGTGTTCTCAACGATGCAATTTCAATCACGGATTTGCAGCAGCTCGATACCATTGCCAATAATGGTGAGATTGTGGGCAAGCATGATTTTGGGATGATATTCGGTAAAGCACTTCGCAATATTGTCTTTACGATTAAGGGCTATCGGACTACATCTGCGGTTAAGGAAACCTACATGAAAGCCCATCAATATTCAGGTATCACCAAAGAACAGGCAGCTCCCCATGCAAAACGGTTGAAAGAATACACAGACAAGCGGATTAAACGCCAGCAGGATTGTATTGATTCAGCAAAGCAAATCTTTTCTCCTGCCGATATGAAACGACACAAGCAAAACGACCTGACTTTTCAGGGAGGTATGTTGAGCAGCGTTCGTACCGTGGAGGACTATGTAAGGTATGTTACTCAGGTTTGCACACGGTTTATTAATGATGCCCAAAGAGAATATAACGAGCAAAAAGAACGATTCCCTTACAAAGAATTTAAACCTGATTGGAGCTGGGCAGAAACAAAGAAAACAAGCAAATCTCAAAGTAGTAGTAAGCCTAAGATAGAAGCTGTACCACTTTCATACATTAAACGCACAGGCGGTTTATTGATTGAAGAAGCGGATGAGAATACGGTTATTAATAAGCTTCATTTTAAATCGCTCACATTAGGAAACTATGTGAAAGATGATGAAGCCAGGGAACACATTCGCCACTTTGTTGCAGCCATCGTTGACTTATGCGAGGTTCTTGACATCAACCTATCCATAAACGAAGCCCTGGCTATTGCTTTCGGTGCTTTTGGTCGTGGTGGTAAGGCAATGGCTACCTATTACCCAACACGGCAGCTCATTAACCTGACCAAACGAAACGGTGACGGCTCGGTAGCCCATGAGTGGGGACATTTTTTTGACCATTACCTGAATGGTTTAGAATTATCAACCAAACCGCTACGCACGGAAAGCTACCTGAACACCATCATTGAAAGTTTAGGGTACAAAAAGAAGTATTTCATCGGTGGTAATTCATCACCAACAAAAGATTGGTTCAAGGATATTTTAAAAACCACTATTCAGAAGGTTGTACCCACATTTCAGGAGAGGCAATCGGTGGTACATGCAAGCATCGTTTCGCTTATCCTAATGCTTCGCTTTGGGTATTATGCGTTGGAAGATAAGGCGATTAGCTACAATGATTTTGACAAGACTAAGAAACGGAGAACCGACAGCTACCTGTATCACTACTCCAAACTTCAAGGTGCTTATTGGAAAGATATTGCAGAGATGTTTGCCCGAAGCTTTGAATGCTATGTGTATGATAAGCTAAAGGAAAAGGACCGGGTAAATAACTATCTGGTATCAGGTGGAATGTTTTCTCATCCTGTTTATCCGCAGGGTCAGGAACGCATTTACATCAACAAGTGCTTCGATAACCTGATTTATGCAATCAAGGAGAACTTATCCATTAAATCATTTGAGCCATTTACTGATAAACGAGCCGATGAATACATCGACCTGACTGAAAAAGGCAGCGTGAATAAAGGTGTAATAGTGGGTAAAGAGCGCAAACTGAAACTTGCCAAAATCAGGGCTAAAGCAATTCGCATTAAACAGAAACAATTAAAAATATCGTGATATGAAACTTACAGTTAAAAACTACAAGGAAGCCACCAAAAATATTGACTTCAAAAAGTTGCCGGAAGCAGCACAGGAAGCACATAAAGAGTTTGATTCATTTGCCGATTTCTACAATGAGGATAAGGACATTAAAGAGATGTTGGATAATCATTTCAAAATCGTTGAACCTTACCTAAAGGATTCAGAAAAGAAAACTGCTGCACCTAAGAAAGCACAAGCGAAGAAGAAGACTACTTCGTCACAAAAATCGTCAAAAAATGTGACGAAGAAAGTTGCACCAAAGCGAACTGCTTCAAAGAAAACGACAGCTCCAAGAAAGGCTCAAAGGAAACCCATC contains:
- a CDS encoding class I SAM-dependent methyltransferase, giving the protein MDKKGYISRIREDLKAERKHSKTTIESIAKSFGIINKNMVKEFTELAIILNAREIAHDSSLTLYEKYLDIVALYQSQVNLSMRTSMSVLMQQYSTPAPISFLASSYILKQESLSGYKAFKNIVKGSTKGKIVGNAHLTNDKNDFPKYLEPSAGNGLLTIALPYHFTHVNELDDVRLANLKEQPFAKVSSWDALKPPAAYNRTFDGIVTNPPFGSLSQPELFGKFKIKRLEHAMALNALRCMKDDGKAAIIIGGHTTWDEHGRVTAGTNRIFLNYLYHFYNVEDIIPINGKKLYSRQGTSINTRLILIDGAKAVPDGAAPLKNKLHSTVVNTHEQLWDRVGLGNNTSPKPQTKDVKIIKLRAKAILIKQKQLSLSLGNLPTANRPLRILVACEESQTVTMALRSRGHEAYSCDILPTTGKHPEWHIQDDVLNQLDKGWDMMIAFPPCTYLTVSGNAWMHDPQRQKERKKALAFIRKLMKAPIDKIAIENPIGVISTAIRQPDQIIQPYYFGDNAKKSTCLWLKNLPLLEPTDMLDEDQLEYKHWYDKKKKRWRRQPLWYYQARDLSDEERRRVRSKTFQGIADAMADQWTVEQQVNNRKTA
- a CDS encoding DNA cytosine methyltransferase — its product is MKILNLYSGLGGNRKLWKGVSVTAVENNKQIAAVYKKHFPNDKIVIGDAHDYLVRNFRDYDFIWSSPPCQSHSKMMRATRHTINKYPDLKLYEEILLLKYFFKGNWVVENVAPYYEPLIEPTAKIGRHLFWSNYHIEAIDIPGMNGIFSATTQELKKQLGFNYKGNIYYKGNHDAGQVLRNCVHPKLGLHVLNQVSKGKAKRKAFIQQHQIKAKAIELKQKQYETGNNIY
- a CDS encoding strawberry notch C-terminal domain-containing protein, which translates into the protein MKQEITFTKNSITIKFGSVPTKHISARLIELGFKTTNNKSFVRTKKLAQNEHEYLQGMFGHKGLGMAYIPTAEKGFILDTTVPDSMGHEMHIAIRKVKKSIGMPLFDYVAEKLDYNNDELVKSLSCEQIDAVSLAIYNIEKRGQGIIVGDQTGIGKGRTAAALIRYGVKSGLQPVFLSEKPNLFTDLYRDLSDIGSSALVPFIVNTKENKTNVKDKSGEVVYTAPEKPTQERIIKGKQVPNNYNFVCATYSQFNQPKKPAKQEFLSAASSGNIIIMDEAHNASGSSNTGEFMQDVLRQTKGVCFLSATFAKRPDNMPIYAQKTSMSDANMSKEDLVEAITKGGVALQEVLAAQLVSEGQMIRRERSFEGVEVNYIELKEKAQQQAETADKVTSIIRDIIGFQEKYINKQVDELDKIAAAESKEVETRKGTEKAGVDNIPYFSKVFNVINQLLFSLNASDVAEHAIKRLKEGKKPIIAFASTMGSFLEGMAKPDDVINGDFSTVLEKGLDSVLRYTEKDIDGESQGKQFNIADLSEDAQLAYHDIIRRIEQASTGITISPLDLIIQKIKEAGYSVGEVTGRKLCVQYNSTKAKNTTALVMSRKKENTADLFRQFNDNEIDCLLINQSGSTGASAHAIVTDKVPAEKVKQRVMVILQPELNINTEIQKRGRINRTGQIMKPIYDYIISSIPAQKRFMMMLKKKLKSLDANTTSNQKSSKSQLESDDFLNKYGDKVVRQYMLENEELNKALDNPLKFEGKDSDETPSEGDASKVTGRVAVLSVKEQEKFYQEVIERYNDYVEYLKQADEYDLEVEVLNLKAESLEKRVVIAGKGGRSVFGNDTYLEKCECNVLKKPYGKPELEKLIQKQLEGKHPDSISEEIVSAHEKFVDDKLNDDLKALEEKYKELINGLTEEKGYQKIPVFDKAAQRDYIAERTEEIQEGKQAEITKTKTQSENRKRYLNNFFKFFKVGHGYFYPAVSFETDSSSNSYGVFLGFDINPKRKNPYAPSSVKLRFAISDSRKYIVLPASGDTAKEIERVMSRSMQLTTGQKESLIERWDEAIKDFTADRQIRYIVTGNILQGSADFPGKLVSFTTQGRGIQKGILMSEAWSPDNNDNKADNYVVAPIAKLQKHIMSLRNGATIATENRITIARHYDGTFKVIMPKTKTHIPIYTDKEVVKLLVNNRDGFEMVSGNMRASVEESKMPKLLNLLGERFSLSVKIPRHYYDEFLDKGTKRNNSTDSLTNEAMQMFEQDKKEFPKRLAKQKQSAPKGKKISIDKGKQLKLVKLRAKAILIKQKQLRAVAGLGTHPKIKTIL
- a CDS encoding LPD1 domain-containing protein: MTEKEFYKKYKAIHKDIRTKGKSKASIIANGFKEGVNVNALPIYKGFEKATDIIATRYKPRKGDFVWILPKQGFIEGRNGYKTKQGYKPNSNDGFFIISDDWSLYENYCANLVTPNDDLGDIDTEVEKALQEKQKNREFKDAGKRVHGSRKEQAMYNKLISSSDLNSIEQDEATAIELIKKDKVFPKVDPQAEKENGTDSGCAFLKVKVRQAFPAKPHANTKEAREQYVKMAEAFTSVLNDAISITDLQQLDTIANNGEIVGKHDFGMIFGKALRNIVFTIKGYRTTSAVKETYMKAHQYSGITKEQAAPHAKRLKEYTDKRIKRQQDCIDSAKQIFSPADMKRHKQNDLTFQGGMLSSVRTVEDYVRYVTQVCTRFINDAQREYNEQKERFPYKEFKPDWSWAETKKTSKSQSSSKPKIEAVPLSYIKRTGGLLIEEADENTVINKLHFKSLTLGNYVKDDEAREHIRHFVAAIVDLCEVLDINLSINEALAIAFGAFGRGGKAMATYYPTRQLINLTKRNGDGSVAHEWGHFFDHYLNGLELSTKPLRTESYLNTIIESLGYKKKYFIGGNSSPTKDWFKDILKTTIQKVVPTFQERQSVVHASIVSLILMLRFGYYALEDKAISYNDFDKTKKRRTDSYLYHYSKLQGAYWKDIAEMFARSFECYVYDKLKEKDRVNNYLVSGGMFSHPVYPQGQERIYINKCFDNLIYAIKENLSIKSFEPFTDKRADEYIDLTEKGSVNKGVIVGKERKLKLAKIRAKAIRIKQKQLKIS